The genomic stretch atacagcctggtgacagacggacggacggacggacagcgaagtcttagtaatagggtcccgttttaccctttgggtacggaaccctaaaaaccgaaaaaatgcaaacagaaaacggtcacccatccaagtactgaccacgcccgacgttgcttaactttggtcaaaaatcacgtttgctgtatgagagccccacttaaatcttaattttattctgtttttagtatttgttgttatagcggcaacagaaatacatcatctgtgaaaatttcaactgtctagctatcacggttcgtgagatacagcctggtgacagacggacggacggacggacggacggacagcgaagtcttagtaatagggtcccgttttaccctttgggtacggaaccctaataattcaCCCCTAAGCTGTTACGTCACACTTCTTTAGAAATACATATTAAGCATCTTTCATTGTCTTACTGTTTCAACACTTTCAACTAACCCGCTGTCCCCCCTTGGACCGGATCCAGACATAGGAATTGGCCAACGTTTCGCCCGTAACTCCAACGTCCAAATGGATCCCGTATATCTCCCCAAGACGATGAATAATGCCTTTTCATATAAAAGATATgagctttgtattcaacaatgGCTTTAGTTTCTTTGATTAATTGGGCTCTTAGAAAATAACAAGATACCTGCGCTCTGGGTTGATTGATTTTTGGTATGGGAGTAgatagtatttgttattagaaatataggtatatacaaaatacatcatcatcatcatctcagccataagacgtccactgctgaacataggcctccccctttagggggggtgaatgccataatcgccacgcttggcaggcgggttggcgatcgcagtcgagtacaccaaatttgagggacgctgctgcccgtccaccggtggccttggacgtggtttaagggcatacccgggtcctggacgtagtttaaggatatacccgggtccatacaaaatacattggttcttattttatttcctaAGGAGggttagaaaatatttttggtccCAATTAAAAACAACTAGAattatgaaaatttatatattttttataaatatttaattttaatttttagtacatttaaataactacACAGATACTGATAGATATAAACAAATGTTATGCAAGGTGGACTAGCACCGATTTATTATATCATCGATTCGATTTTGTTTCGAGcaaatttattgtaattttcATACTTCTCTGGGGACTTCAACGTCCAAAAGTCCAGATTACGGTTTGTGCAGCCAGGATTTTGGATGATGACTAAGTTATCTTTGTTATACTTTAATTTTTCCAAAATCGTATCTCTTATTTAGTTTACCGGCTAAGGCTACAATTGCACGCTTAATTCACCTCCTTTACTATCAATAAGAGCCAGCCCGTCCCTAAACTGTTTCCTCTCTGGACCGTGAGGTATGAACTCAGGGTTCGCCACATCTTCACTAATAGGCACGTAAACTGAAGGATTTTCAAATACTTTTCTTAGTGATTTATCTGCTATTTCATTGTCATCTGATGTGTGATGATTAGGATTACGGTTAACTGCTTTATCTTTATCCTTTGAAATATCTTCTTTAGTTAGATTATTACCTTCAGTAATTACTTTAgaatcattaatttctacaGCATCTATAGTTACATTGGCAACAATTTCGTCATCATCAGCGCTTTTCCGATTATCTTGGCTTTGATTAGTAAACTGTAACGTCATCGGAACTCCATTCA from Cydia fagiglandana chromosome 11, ilCydFagi1.1, whole genome shotgun sequence encodes the following:
- the LOC134668474 gene encoding uncharacterized protein LOC134668474; protein product: MKNHKVNPAKYKRVIAILILTCFQCYAAVIKIEGLKFMMNGVPMTLQFTNQSQDNRKSADDDEIVANVTIDAVEINDSKVITEGNNLTKEDISKDKDKAVNRNPNHHTSDDNEIADKSLRKVFENPSVYVPISEDVANPEFIPHGPERKQFRDGLALIDSKGGELSVQL